In Streptococcus parauberis NCFD 2020, the sequence AGGCACTAGAGGAAAAAGGGGCAGTAAATACGTGGATACAAAAACTGTAAATGTTAAATCTTATGCAAATATTGCAATCATCAAGTATTGGGGTAAAGATGATGCCCAAAAAATGATCCCTACCACAAGTAGCATTTCACTCACACTTGAAAATATGTACACTGAAACAAGTCTCTCATTCTTACCTGTCGAGGCACAAGCTGATCAATTTTATATTGATGGACAATTGCAGAATCAAGCCGAGCACGCAAAAGTTACAGCGATCATTGATCAATTCCGTCAAGAAAATCAACCATATGTCAAAGTTGACACTGAAAATAATATGCCGACAGCTGCTGGCTTGTCATCTAGTTCAAGTGGATTATCAGCGCTCGTGAAAGCCTGTAATGAATTATTTGAAACTGATCTATCCCAAAAAGAATTAGCCCTAAAAGCTAAATTTGCATCAGGATCTGCTTCACGCTCATTTTTTGGACCTTTAGCAGCATGGGATAGAGAGAGTGGTGAAATCTATCCAGTTGAAACAGATTTGAAATTAGGCATGATTATGTTAGTTATTAACGATGCCAGAAAGCCTGTTTCAAGCCGCGAAGGAATGAAACTATGTCGTGAAACATCAACAACCTTTGACAAGTGGAGAACAGAATCAGCCCAAGATTACAAAGATATGCTTGCTTATCTAAAAGCAAATGATTTTGAAAAAGTTGGACAATTAACAGAAAAAAATGCATTAGCTATGCACGCAACAACGAAAAGTTCTACCCCATCATTTTCATATTTAATTGAAGGATCCTATAAAGCAATGGATAAAGTAAAAGAATTGCGTCAAGCTGGTTTTCAATGTTACTTTACCATGGATGCTGGACCAAATGTAAAAGTTCTATGTCTGGAAAAAGATCTTGAACAATTAGCATCAATCTTTGAAAAAGACTTTGACATCATTGTCTCTAAAACTAAGGAATTATAAATGACAAATTTTCAAGTTGAAACTGGTGGAAAGCTATATATTGCAGGGGAATATTCGATTCTAAAAGCTGGTCAAGTTGCCTTGCTCAAGTATATTCCAATTAAAATGACAGCAACTATTGATAGTTCAGACGATTTTTTGATTAAATCAGACATGTTTGACTATTCTGTTGATCTCACTCCTGATACCAATTACCAATTAATCCAAGAATCAATTGCAACTGTCGCTAATATATTAAGAAAAGATAGAAATGACTTGAGACCATTTCAATTGCATATTAGTGGCAAGCTAGAAGAAAATGGTAAAAAATATGGTATTGGTTCAAGTGGTAGTGTTACTGTATTAACCATTAAAGCACTAGCAGCCTACTATCAAATTCATCTGTCCAATGATTTATTATTTAAACTAGCTGCATATACACTTTTAAAATTAGGTGATAATGGATCAATGGGTGATATTGCTTGTATTGCATTCAATCAAACTGTGGCTTATTGGTCATTTGACCGCGCAGCTATTGCCCAAAAGATTAAAGACTTAAGTTTTGAGCAAGTCATGAAATTAGACTGGGGTTACAAAATTGAAGTGGTTCTTCCTAAGTTAGACTGCCAATTTATGGTTGGCTGGACCGGGCATCCGTCGATTTCAAAGAATATGGTCAAAAATGTCATCTCAAAAATTGACCAAGGCTTTTTAAAGCATACACAGGAAGCAACACTAGCCGTGATAGAAGCCTTGAAAACTGGTAACAAATTAGAATTTATTAGTGCTCTTGAGCAAGTCAATCAAGAGTTGCTAAAATTAGATTCGGCTATTTATACAGCTGATCTACTGTCTTTGAGAGTGGCTAGTCTTGACCTAGATGCCATAGCTAAATCCTCCGGATCAGGCGGTGGCGATTGTGGTATTGCTTTTGTTTTTAATGAAAGTGAAAGTGATATCCTCAAGGAGAGATGGGCCAAAGAAGAAATCCATGTAATCTATCAGGAAAGATTGGGTGACTAATGACCAACCGTAAAAATGATCATATAAAATATGCTTTAAAGTACGAATCAGACTATAATTCCTTTGACGAAATAGAATTGATTCATTCATCATTGCCTAGTTTTGATTTAAAAGATGTTGACTTATCGACACATTTTGCAGATCAAGACTTTGACTTTCCTTTTTATATTAATGCCATGACTGGTGGTAGTGAAAAAGGCAAAGCTGTCAACGAAAAATTGGCTCGAGTAGCTGAAGCTACTGGCATTCCTATGGTGACTGGGTCCTATAGCCCTGCTTTAAATAATCCACAAGTTAAATCATCTTTTCAATTGCGACAAGTTGCTCCCAAGATGCTCCTTGCAACCAACATTGGATTGGACAAGTCAGTTGACTTGGGTCTTCAGACAGTTGCGGATATGGATCCTATTTTCTTACAAATTCATATCAATCTGATGCAAGAGTTACTGATGCCTGAAGGTGAAAGAACTTTTAAAAATTGGGAAAGTAATCTGAAAGATTATGTTGAACAAATAAAAGTACCTCTTGTATTAAAAGAAGTTGGATTTGGCATGGATCGCAAAACAATTGAACGGGCTCGAGATATTGGCATCAAGACTTTTGACATTTCTGGCCGAGGTGGAACCTCCTTTGCCTATATTGAAAATCAACGAGGTGAAGGACGCTCTTATCTTAATAATTGGGGCCAAAGCACTGTTCAGACCTTATTAAATATTCAAGATATGTCAAATGAAGTGGAAATTTTAGCTTCAGGTGGCGTTAGAAATCCTTTGGATATTGTAAAAAGTTTAATCTTAGGTGCGCGTGCCGTTGGAATGTCACGAACCATGCTTTCCTTAGTTGAAAGATATCCCGAAGAAAAAGTTATTGCAATTGTCAATGGATGGAAAGAAGACTTAGCTATCATTATGTGCGCCCTAAATTGCAAAACAGTAGCTGACTTGAAACAAGTTGATTATTTACTATATGGCAGATTAAAAGATGCAAACTCCTAAACATTTGAAGAAATTCAAATGTTTTTTTCAAAAAGAAGACAAGAAAAAAAGATTTGAGAAACTCAAATCTTTTTATTTCGAAGGCTTTGTAAGAGCACTTTTGTAGTCTCTAAATTCATGTGCTTTTCTTTTAGTAATAATTGTAAAAGTTGAGGAGTTTCAGCAGAACTAGCGCCAGCTAGCATAGCTAATGACTTAGCATGTAATTTCATGTGGCCAGCTTGGATACCCTTGTTAGTCAATGCTTTAATTGCTGCAAAATTTTGAGCTAGCCCAACTGATGCAATAATCATTGATAGCTCTTTAGCAGTTGGTTGATTTAAGAGATCATGAGCAATGACAACACTTGGGTTAAGGCCAATTGAACCACCTTTTGTGGCGATGGGCATTGGTATCGTAATTGTTCCTTTAATCATCTCAGTCTCAAAATCAGCATGCCAAGTAGTCAGGCCCTTATATAAGCCATCCTTAGATGCATAGGCATGAGCACCAGATTCAATTGCTCGCCAGTCATTCCCGGTTGCTAAAACAATAGCATCGATGCCATTAAAAATACCTTTGTTATGAGTTGCAGCTCGGTAAGGGTCAACTTGAGCTAATTGACTGGCTAAGCCCATCTTATTGGCTAACTCTTTTGCTTCAACTTTGTCACGGCTGAGATAATGGAAAGGAACTTGACAACTGGCTGTAACCAATGATTCTGTTGCATAGTTTGATAAGATGGCCATGAGTGGCTTACCTTTACTCAAGTCAATCAAATCATCAACCAAGGCTTCCATCATCGTATTTACCATATTAGCTCCCATAGCTTCCTGAGTATCTACGGTTAAGTAGACAATCAAGAATTGGTCTTTGATGGTTAAGCTAATTCTTCTAGCACCGCCTCCTCTTTTGACAATAGAAGGATAAGCAAGATTGGCTTTTTCGATGAGACTTTCGGTCTCATGCATAATAGCAGCTTGGGCTGATTCCAAATTAGGAACATCATAAAGGGCAACTTGACCAATCATTTGTCGATTCTGAATGTGAGCTTGGAATCCGCCTGCGCGTCCGATGAGTTTTGCAGCATATGAAGCAGCAGCGACAACTGAAGGTTCCTCTGTTACGTAAGGTAAGTGGTAGGTTTTACCGTTGACCTTAAAATCAGGTACAATACTAAATGGAAGTGCTAATCGACCAATGACATTTTCAGACATTTGATTAGCAGTCTCTATGTGTAGGAGCTCTTCATTTTGTAAACTTTGAAAAGTATCAGGAGTCAATAAGTTGCCTGATGCCAGTAACTGATATCGTTCAGCAATTGTTTTTTTATAAAATCCTGACCAGTTTAGTTGATTATCTGTCATTTTTTTAGATAAATCCTTTTGTGTTCTCTAAGGCCATCGAGTCGATAGTCTCCGGTTTTGTAGGTTGGTAAATTAACATTTCCGGCATCATCGCGTTCAGCTTCTTCATAAAAGAGGGCTTCATACTCCTCAATAGAAATTTCATGACGTTGATCTAGAACTTCTTGGTGAGAAATCGACAACATATCTGCATAACCAGCTTCTAATTGGCCTGAAAAGATTTCACAGACAGCCCCTGAGCCGTATGAGAAGAAGAGAATATTATCGCCTACTTGCAAAGTCTTATTACTTTCCAGAAGTGATAGGAGTGACATATATAAAGATCCAGTATAGATGTTTCCTACCTGACGGCTGAAGCGGATAGAATCATTAAAAGCATTTTCTAATTGTGCCTTTTTTTCTTCTGAAACAGAATCATCCATTAAGGTTTTTAAGCCCTTAAGTGCTTGTTTGGGAAATGGAATATGAAAGCAAAATGCAGCAAAATCATTTAACGATTTGTGTGTTTTACTTTGATATTTTTCCCAAGTTGTTGCTAAAGTATCCAAGTATTGTTCTGTTGAAAAGCGACCGTTAACGAAAGGTGTTGTTGAGTAATTTGGACGCCAGAAGTCCATAATATCACGAGTTTGAGCAATATTATCGTTATTTAGTGAAAGGATGCGAGGATTTTTTGAAATTAGCATGGCAATACTTCCAGCCCCTTGAGTTGGTTCACCACCTGAAGCAATTCCATACCTGGCAATGTCACTGGCAATGACTAAAACTTTAGCATCAGGATTCATAGCGATATGAGCATTGGCATAGTCGAGAGCTGCAGTAGCAGCATAGCAAGCTTCTTTCATCTCAATTGCTCGTGCAAATGGCTGGATATCTAATAATCCATGGATATAAACACTTGCTGCTTTAGATTGATCAATTCCCGTTTCTGTAGCCAAGATAATCATGTCAATTTCTTCTTTATCTTGGTCACTTAATATTTCTTGACAAGCATTTGCTGCTAAAGTCACAATATCTTCAGTTATTGGAGTGATACTAATGGCATCAATCATTAACCCTTTTTGATATTTTGCTAGCTCAGTTTGACGAGCTTGGGCTAATGATTCCATTGTTAATACATATTGACTTGTAGCGAAGCCAATTTTATCTATCCCTATTTTCATTTATTTCCTCTTTGTAAATTTTATCTATAATATTTTAACATATTTTCTTAAAAAGAAAGATTATAAAAGTATATTAGTTATACTTTACCATTATTTCAAGCCTCTAAAGTGGGACAAAGACATTTCTCCTAGCATTTTTTCTATAATTTGGTAAAATAATAAACAGAATTAAAAGGTGGAAGGATATCCTTATGACAAAAGCAGATAAGCTATTCAAAGACAATATTCAAAAAATTATGGAACAAGGCGTTTATAGTGAACAAGCTAGACCAAAATATAAGGACGGCAAAACTGCTAATTCTAAGTATATTACTGGTGCCTTTGCCGAGTATGATCTCTCAAAGGGAGAATTTCCTATTACAACATTACGTCCAATTCCAATTAAATCAGCGATTAAAGAATTACTCTGGATCTATCAAGACCAATCAAATAGTTTAGACATTTTGGAAGAAAAATATAATGTCCACTACTGGAATGATTGGGAAGTAGGAGACACAAGAACAATTGGTCAGCGTTATGGTGCAGTTGTTAAAAAACATGACATCATCAATAAAATTTTGAAACAACTTGAAGATAATCCTTGGAATAGACGTAACGTTATTTCCTTATGGGATTACCAAGCTTTTGAAGAAAGTGAGGGCTTATTGCCATGTGCTTTCCAAACAATGTTTGATGTCCGCCGTGTCGACGGAACTATTTATTTGGATGCAACACTAGTGCAACGTTCCAATGACATGTTGGTAGCTCACCATATCAATGCTATGCAATATGTTGCACTACAAATGATGGTTGCAAAACATTTTGGCTGGAAAGTTGGTAAGTTCTTCTATTTTATTAACAACTTACACATTTACGACAACCAATTTCCGCAAGCTGAAGAATTATTAAGAAGAAAAGAAAGTGACTGTATGCCACAATTAATGTTGAATGTTCCAGATGGCACAAATTTCTTTGACATTAAAGCTGAAGATTTTGAATTGATTGATTATAGTCCAGTTAAGCCACAGCTGAAATTTGATTTAGCAATTTAAAGTAGCGATTTTTTTACAAGCAAAATTGCTATAATTTTGGTAGAATAGATAGAGTTTAGATTGAAGGAAAACTAGTATGACAAAGGAAATTATTGCCATTTGGGCTGAAGATGAAAATGGAGTTATTGGTGTCAATGGTATCTTACCTTGGCATCTTCCAAAAGAACTGCAACATTTTAAAAAGACAACATTAAACCATACGATTCTTATGGGACGAGTGACTTTTGAAGGAATGCAGAGACGTCTTTTACCAAATCGACAAACAATAGTTTTAACTTCAGATGATCAGTATCAAGTTGATGGTGTATTAACCATGACAAGTGTCGAACAAGTCCTTGACTGGTTTAAGACACAAGAAAAAAATCTCTATATTATCGGTGGCAGTAAAGTTTTGAAGGCCTTTGATGGTCATTTTGACAAAATTATTAAAACACTAGTTAATCATCAATTTGATGGAGATACCTATAGTCCAGAATTGGATTTAAGTCAGTTCACAGAAGTCAATTCTCAATATTTTGAAAAAGATGAAAAAAATCCTTATGATTTCACAGTTCACGTTTTCGAAAATAATAAAACGGTTGGAGGAAAGTAGAAGTCATGCAACGGAGTATATTTGGCGTTTTTACAGCATTTTTATGTGTTATTTGCATCCTTTGTGCAATCCCAGCATTGCGTAAAAATCGTTATGGTTTAGGAATTCTATTTTTATTAAATGCACTGACAAATTTAGTTAATACAATTCATGCCTTTTATGGCACGCTATTTTAATAGTTAGATAGAGAAAGTTAGAGGAAAAATGGCAAGTAATCGTAGTAACGAAATCAAGGTTCATTGTTCGTTTTGTGGCAAGAGCCAAGATGAAGTAAAAAAAATTATTGCAGGTAACAATGTATTCATTTGTAATGAGTGTGTTGCTTTATCACAAGAAATTATTAAAGAAGAATTAGCTGAAGAAGTCTTGGCTGATTTGACTGAAGTTCCAAAACCAAAAGAACTTTTAGAAGCTTTAAATCAATATGTAGTCGGTCAAGATCGTGCTAAACGTGCCTTAGCTGTTGCAGTCTATAATCATTACAAACGGATTTCATATAAAGAAAGCCGTGATGAAGAAGAAGTGGAACTCCAAAAATCAAATATCATGATGATTGGTCCTACTGGTTCTGGTAAGACTTTCCTAGCTCAAACCTTGGCAAAAAGCTTAAATGTTCCTTTTGCAATCGCTGACGCTACATCTTTGACAGAAGCTGGATATGTAGGTGAAGACGTTGAGAACATTCTTTTAAAACTGATCCAAGCAGCGGATTACAATGTTGAACGAGCTGAGCGTGGGATCATTTATGTTGATGAGATTGATAAAATCGCTAAAAAAGGCGAAAATATGTCAATCACTCGTGATGTTTCAGGTGAAGGTGTCCAACAAGCTTTGCTGAAAATTATTGAAGGTACAGTAGCTAGTGTTCCACCACAAGGTGGACGCAAACATCCTAACCAAGAAATGATTCAAATCGATACCAAGAATATTTTGTTTATCGTTGGTGGTGCTTTTGATGGCATTGAAGAAATTGTTAAACAACGTCTTGGTGAAAAGATTATTGGTTTTGGTCAAAGTAGTCGTAAGATTGATGATGAAGCCTCATATATGCAAGAAATTATTGCTGAAGATATTCAAAAATTTGGTTTAATTCCCGAATTTATTGGGCGTTTACCTGTCGTAGCCGCTTTGGAACAGTTATCAATTGGCGATTTAATTCAGATTCTGACTGAACCAAAAAATGCCTTGGTCAAACAATATCAAGCTTTATTATCATATGATGGTGTTGAACTTGAATTTAATCAAGAAGCTCTTGAAGCCATTGCTTCAAAAGCGATAGACCGTAATACTGGTGCGCGTGGTTTAAGATCAATTATTGAAGAAACCATGTTAGATATCATGTTTGATATACCTAGCCAGGAAGATATTACTAAGGTAATTATTACAAAAGAAGCCGTTTCTGGAGATAGTAAACCTATCTTAGAAACTGCATAGAGGAAAAAATGGCAGAAGAACAATTATTAAATACACATAACGCTTCCATTCTTCTTAGTGCGGCTAATCAATCACATTATCCAGATGATGATTTACCAGAAATTGCCTTAGCTGGTCGTTCAAATGTAGGAAAATCTAGTTTTATCAATACCATTTTAGGTCGTAAAAATTTAGCTAGAACTTCTAGTAAACCTGGAAAAACTCAATTACTAAATTTCTTCAATATTGATGACAAATTACGATTTGTTGACGTTCCTGGTTATGGTTATGCAAAAGTTTCCAAATCAGAACGTGCAAAATGGGGTAAAATGATTGAAGAGTATCTTACGACACGTGATAATTTGCGTGCAGTAGTAAGCTTAGTAGATTTACGTCATGAGCCTTCTACGGAAGATGTTCAAATGTATGATTTCCTCAAATATTATGAAATTCCAGTTATTGTCGTTGCAACAAAAGCAGACAAAATTCCTCGTGGTAAATGGAATAAACATGAATCAATGGTCAAGAAAAAACTCAATTTTGATAAGAGTGATCAGTTCATTGTTTTTTCTTCCGTGGATCGCATTGGAATTGACCAAGCATGGGATACCATTTTAGATCAAATATAAAAAAAGCATAGCTTAAGCTATGCTTTTTTTATACGAATAATTATCCTGTTATATTTCTTGACCCTAGTCTTTTTAAGTGTTACTATCATTTTATGGGAGAGAAACATGATTTTATTAAAAAAAAACTTTAAAGACTGGTAAACTGTCGAGAGGGAACATATTAATGTCACTAGGGCTAAGTATTCTGGCGTTAGTCATTTTATTTGTAACTATTTTATGTTACCAATATACAAATACTTCGATTGAAGGTAAGTGGGCCTGCAATTCTTTAAACCAACAATTAGAAGAAAAATTTAATGATAATATTGATGCGATTAGTCAGGACATAGTATCGATGTTAAGAAGCACATCACCACACCTAAGTTGACAATGACTGTTTTTCATGACAATTCAAAAATAGTGGTTAATGTAAATATTAATAGAAAGTCATTAAGTAATGAAATATTAAAATACTACCAAGCAAGTATAAAAGAAGCATTATCAAAAGAAAATGTTAATATTGCCGATTTAGATCCAGATACTCTAAAAGATATGGAGAATGAGTTACCAACAAATTCAACTATTGAACAATATATTGATGATATGATTATTGAAAAAGTGCATGAGTATGGTGGTCATTATGATGTCAGAACCGGAAATGTCACAATTGTTGGACTTAAGGGGAGAGTTAATCGGTTTATGAACACAATTACGATTGAAAAAATCAATTCAAAGTCAAAATTATTTTCAAAAAAATCAGGTTACTTTGACTACATCAAAAACAGAGATAAATTGATTTTGAAGAATCATATGTCATTTCAATTTAAAATAATAAAAAGCAGTAACTAATAAAAGTTATTGCTTTTTGATGTCATTTGTCTTGTTTACTAATCACAATTTGACCATCTGCTAAATTTGCTTTTAGATGTTTATCATCGGGATGTTCCAAATAATAGTCTGTTATACGATCACGGATTTCTTGTTCAATGACACGGCGTAATGGTCTAACTCCCATAGCTTTGTCATATCCTAATTCAATTAGTTCCTCTTTAACAGGTTCTGTTACTTCTAAAGTGATACCTTTTTTATTGATTGTTTGATTAACTTCCGTTAACATTAATTCAACAATTTCTTTCAAATCCTTTTTTTCTAGATGTGAGAATTCTATCACACCATTAAAACGATTTAAGAATTCAGGTCTAAAATAAGGAGCGATTCGGTCCATAATTTTTTGGTCATGATCTTCTTGACCCGTTAATGCTTCATTGCCAAAACCAGCATTAGATGTAGCAATAATCACAGTATTTTTGAAGTCAATCGTATTACCTTGGCCATCAGTTAAACGACCATCATCTAATACTTGGAGTAGTAGGGTAATGACTTGTGGGTCTGCTTTTTCAATTTCATCCAGTAAAATAATTGAGTATGGATTACGACGGACACGTTCAGTTAATGTGTATTGATTGTCGTCGTAACCAACATAACCAGCAGTAGTCCCAATCAATTTAGAAACGGCAGTGCGATCACTGTATTCTGACATATCTAAACGAATGATCGCATCCTTGGAACCAAACATGTCAAGCGCAAGCTGTTTGGCTAATTCCGTTTTACCAACGCCGGTCGGACCAACAAAGAGGAATGACCCAATTGGGCGATTGCCATCATCAAAGCCGGCACGGTTACGACGGATAGCCTTTGCGACTGCTTGAACAGCTTGATCCTGTCCGATGACATGTCCTCTAAGTCGGTTGCCAATTTCTTTCAAACGTTCTAAGTCACTTGCGCCCATATTGGAAACTGGTACGCCGGTTAGACGTTCAACTGATTCGGCGACATCGTTGATGGTTGCGGTCACTTTTTGACCTTCGGTATGGTTTGCCATTTGCTTTTGTAATTCTTCAATTCGTACTTTAGCTTGCAAGGCTAACTCATAATCTTCTGCAGCGACAGCCTTTTCTTGCTTGTCTTTCTCACTAGCAATTGCTGTTTCAAGACTCTTCAAATCAGTGACTGGGTGTTGCGCAGCTAAATGGGCAGCCGTCATGTCAATTAAATCGATGGCTTTGTCAGGAAGACTACGCTGTGGAATGTACTGAACGGAGTAATCCACGGCTGCTTTCAAAACAGAATCCGGAAGAATGACGTTGTGGTGTTGCTCATAAAGATTCCTGATACCCATCAAAATGTGGAAGGTATCTTCGGCAGAAGGCGCATTGACTTTAACTTCGTTAAAACGACGAGCCAAGGCCGCATTTTTCAGAATAGTGTTTCGATATTCATCTTGAGTTGTCGCACCGATGACGGTCAACTCGCCACGAGATAGGGCTGGTTTAAGAATATCGGCCAAGCCTTTGGAACCAGAATCACCACCTGTTGAGCCAGCGCCTAAAATTTGATGAATTTCATCAAAGAAGAGGATAACATTTCCGGCTTCTTTAACTTCTTTAATTAAATTCTGAATATTTTCTTCAAAAGCACCACGGTATTGAGTACCTGCTTCTAAGCCGGAAATATCAATAGAAATAATTTCTTTGTTTTTAATGGCAGCAGGGACGTCACCAGCAACGATAGCTTGGGCTAAGCCTTCGACCACAGCTGTTTTACCAACCCCCGCATCACCTACTAGAACGGGATTGTTCTTGGTCCGGCGAGCTAATATTTCAGCTGTATCTTGAATTTCTTTATTTCGTCCAATGACTGGATCTAAGTGTCCTTGTCGTGCTTCTTCAGTTAAGTTGGTACCCAATTGGTTTAGAATGCCATCTTCTTTTTGATTTTGGGGATAGCCTTGTTCCTGAGTAGGAGCAGTAGAACTGAGCTTACCAGTTTGTCGATATTCTTGAAATTCTTCAGGTGTCATTTCACGCCCATTAACTAGGTAACGACGATTTTCAGTTTGATAACCGCCTGTGTTACCCATCAATTGATTAAAAATGTCATCCATGCTACCAAAAGGGTCTTTTCCATAATAGTTTGTCATAATTTTTTCCTCGCTGTTCTTATTAATATTATAAAGTAATTACGAAGGAGTAGTTTTTTAGTCTATGCTTATCAGGTAAGATCTCTGATTTGAAATACTACAAATTGGTTTACCAACCACCTTCTGATACTATTATATAGCTTTGGTCAGTAAAGGTCAATAGAAAAGTTTGACCTTTTTTGACCTTTTTTATAAGTCTGATTATTCCTTTATTCTTGAAAAAATAATCAAAAAAAGTGATAATAAGTATTGACAGAAGGTGACGGATACGATATACTAATTAAGGTTTTGAAAAAAACTGACCTAAGACAGTAGGGGAGCATTGCTCATAAAATTCCTACCGAGGCACAAAACGTAATTAAAAAATAACGTATTGTACTTTCGTGTCTGGGTTTAGGTGCGATTTTTTTTGTGCCTAACCATACAAAATAATTACGGAGGTAAAACTAATGAGTGAAGCAATTATTGCTAAAAAAGCCGAACTAGTTGATGTTGTTGCGGAAAAAATGAAAAACGCAGTAAGTATCGTAGTTGTTGATTCACGTGGATTAACAGTTGATCAAGATACTGTTTTACGTCGTTCACTACGTGAAAGTGGCGTTGAATTTAAAGTTATCAAAAATTCAATTTTGTCACGTGCAGCAGAACAAGCTGGACTTGGAGATATGAAAGATATCTTTGTAGGACCATCTGCCGTAGCATTTTCAAATGAAGATGTTGTAGCACCTGCTAAAATCATCAATGACTTTGCTAAAACTGCTGACGCACTTGAAATCAAAGGTGGCGCAATTGAAGGTGCATCGTCTTCTGCTGAAGAAATCAAAGCACTTGCTGCATTGCCAAACCGCGAAGGTATGCTTTCTATGTTACTTTCAGTACTTCAAGCACCAGTTCGCAATGTTGCATATGCTGTTAAAGCTGTTGCAGAGAGTAAAGAAGACGCAGCTTAATGCGTTAAACAGTAGTCTTAGGCTACAATCACTAATTTATATTTAAATATTTGGAGGAAATAACAATGGCATTAAACATTGAAAACATTATTGCTGAAATCAAAGAAGCTTCAATCCTTGAATTGAACGACCTTGTAAAAGCTATCGAAGAAGAATTTGGCGTAACTGCAGCTGCTCCTGTAGCTGCTGCTGCTGCTGGTGGTGCTGAAGAAGCTGCTAAAGATTCATTTGACGTTGAGTTAACAGCTGTTGGCGACAAAAAAGTTGGCGTTATCAAAGTTGTACGTGAAATTACTGGACTTGGTCTTAAAGAAGCTAAAGGTCTTGTTGATGGAGCACCTGCTAACGTTAAAGAAGGCGTTACTGCTGCAGAAGCTGAAGAACTTAAAGTTAAACTTGAAGAAGCTGGAGCAACAATCACACTTAAATAAGAAGCACATAGTAATTTGAGAGCGGATTCCCGATTTACCAGTCTTTTAGAGTCGATAGCGATTTAAAAAAACTGATTAATTGATTTGGTTTCCTGCCAAAAATCCTGCCAAATAATCTTTGGCAGGATTTTTGATTTTTCGTATTAACTTTCTTTTTTATTTCAAGAAGAAAAGTTATCCAAAAATAATAAAATTATATTGAATTG encodes:
- the mvaD gene encoding diphosphomevalonate decarboxylase, with translation MDTKTVNVKSYANIAIIKYWGKDDAQKMIPTTSSISLTLENMYTETSLSFLPVEAQADQFYIDGQLQNQAEHAKVTAIIDQFRQENQPYVKVDTENNMPTAAGLSSSSSGLSALVKACNELFETDLSQKELALKAKFASGSASRSFFGPLAAWDRESGEIYPVETDLKLGMIMLVINDARKPVSSREGMKLCRETSTTFDKWRTESAQDYKDMLAYLKANDFEKVGQLTEKNALAMHATTKSSTPSFSYLIEGSYKAMDKVKELRQAGFQCYFTMDAGPNVKVLCLEKDLEQLASIFEKDFDIIVSKTKEL
- a CDS encoding phosphomevalonate kinase; this encodes MTNFQVETGGKLYIAGEYSILKAGQVALLKYIPIKMTATIDSSDDFLIKSDMFDYSVDLTPDTNYQLIQESIATVANILRKDRNDLRPFQLHISGKLEENGKKYGIGSSGSVTVLTIKALAAYYQIHLSNDLLFKLAAYTLLKLGDNGSMGDIACIAFNQTVAYWSFDRAAIAQKIKDLSFEQVMKLDWGYKIEVVLPKLDCQFMVGWTGHPSISKNMVKNVISKIDQGFLKHTQEATLAVIEALKTGNKLEFISALEQVNQELLKLDSAIYTADLLSLRVASLDLDAIAKSSGSGGGDCGIAFVFNESESDILKERWAKEEIHVIYQERLGD
- the fni gene encoding type 2 isopentenyl-diphosphate Delta-isomerase, whose amino-acid sequence is MTNRKNDHIKYALKYESDYNSFDEIELIHSSLPSFDLKDVDLSTHFADQDFDFPFYINAMTGGSEKGKAVNEKLARVAEATGIPMVTGSYSPALNNPQVKSSFQLRQVAPKMLLATNIGLDKSVDLGLQTVADMDPIFLQIHINLMQELLMPEGERTFKNWESNLKDYVEQIKVPLVLKEVGFGMDRKTIERARDIGIKTFDISGRGGTSFAYIENQRGEGRSYLNNWGQSTVQTLLNIQDMSNEVEILASGGVRNPLDIVKSLILGARAVGMSRTMLSLVERYPEEKVIAIVNGWKEDLAIIMCALNCKTVADLKQVDYLLYGRLKDANS
- a CDS encoding hydroxymethylglutaryl-CoA reductase, degradative; amino-acid sequence: MTDNQLNWSGFYKKTIAERYQLLASGNLLTPDTFQSLQNEELLHIETANQMSENVIGRLALPFSIVPDFKVNGKTYHLPYVTEEPSVVAAASYAAKLIGRAGGFQAHIQNRQMIGQVALYDVPNLESAQAAIMHETESLIEKANLAYPSIVKRGGGARRISLTIKDQFLIVYLTVDTQEAMGANMVNTMMEALVDDLIDLSKGKPLMAILSNYATESLVTASCQVPFHYLSRDKVEAKELANKMGLASQLAQVDPYRAATHNKGIFNGIDAIVLATGNDWRAIESGAHAYASKDGLYKGLTTWHADFETEMIKGTITIPMPIATKGGSIGLNPSVVIAHDLLNQPTAKELSMIIASVGLAQNFAAIKALTNKGIQAGHMKLHAKSLAMLAGASSAETPQLLQLLLKEKHMNLETTKVLLQSLRNKKI
- a CDS encoding hydroxymethylglutaryl-CoA synthase produces the protein MKIGIDKIGFATSQYVLTMESLAQARQTELAKYQKGLMIDAISITPITEDIVTLAANACQEILSDQDKEEIDMIILATETGIDQSKAASVYIHGLLDIQPFARAIEMKEACYAATAALDYANAHIAMNPDAKVLVIASDIARYGIASGGEPTQGAGSIAMLISKNPRILSLNNDNIAQTRDIMDFWRPNYSTTPFVNGRFSTEQYLDTLATTWEKYQSKTHKSLNDFAAFCFHIPFPKQALKGLKTLMDDSVSEEKKAQLENAFNDSIRFSRQVGNIYTGSLYMSLLSLLESNKTLQVGDNILFFSYGSGAVCEIFSGQLEAGYADMLSISHQEVLDQRHEISIEEYEALFYEEAERDDAGNVNLPTYKTGDYRLDGLREHKRIYLKK
- a CDS encoding thymidylate synthase translates to MTKADKLFKDNIQKIMEQGVYSEQARPKYKDGKTANSKYITGAFAEYDLSKGEFPITTLRPIPIKSAIKELLWIYQDQSNSLDILEEKYNVHYWNDWEVGDTRTIGQRYGAVVKKHDIINKILKQLEDNPWNRRNVISLWDYQAFEESEGLLPCAFQTMFDVRRVDGTIYLDATLVQRSNDMLVAHHINAMQYVALQMMVAKHFGWKVGKFFYFINNLHIYDNQFPQAEELLRRKESDCMPQLMLNVPDGTNFFDIKAEDFELIDYSPVKPQLKFDLAI